One part of the Solanum dulcamara chromosome 8, daSolDulc1.2, whole genome shotgun sequence genome encodes these proteins:
- the LOC129900159 gene encoding BTB/POZ domain-containing protein At5g17580-like, with translation MHASSSDVHLHICGVPFSLNRELLAARSSKIAALLKENPEDDLSHLLGDIPTDSETFELVARFCHGFDINLSPENVIKVLCLARYLGMSEIHSTNNLGKKACIYFQNNVLPSWNNSIKALKSAEIIHQQAKNLSLVDACAESIIAKVLLDPSLLGEPMRNVTTTDDDSENDENAYKPNVRRRLFILDWKSEDLTLLSISLYEPIIRAMVHREVPLEYVASSLFHYLKKWVFPGTKGEDDDPSTYDRNSQREIIEAVERLLPQERGLIPSSFLSQMLQSAIILDAHTECKNGLEIRIGKQLDQATVKDLLIPAQGYAKEEQYDTESVKRILKNFYSNYASRYTSGLVVVAELVDDFLAEVSSDINLKLNTFLSLAELSQAATGGTNRNSDGMYRAIDIYLDKHKYLTDWEREEICRVLDCSKMSPEACVHAAQNEKLPVRVMVQILFSVQLKLKDTVSKRIQGGPDNGLLKLEEDKEDAKGISSSKEEMIEAEMEKMGSKVLELEKECDMMRREIQRGSYQHKIQKGKTSMWKEMKRKLGCMTSLHETNCHVKKKKSTFDALNVLSPTDFTQNNRRASAISLFPYIPPYSVWDEFPPSVLALAPSSSNPAPQQICSMLRHGPYCVCEGKK, from the exons ATGCATGCTTCATCATCAGATGTCCACCTCCACATTTGTGGAGTGCCATTCTCTTTGAATAGG GAACTTTTGGCTGCAAGATCTTCAAAGATAGCTGCATTGTTGAAAGAGAATCCTGAAGATGATCTTTCTCATTTGCTAGGAGATATTCCCACTGATTCTGAAACTTTTGAGCTTGTAGCAAGATTCTGCCATGGCTTTGACATAAACTTGTCACCTGAGAATGTCATTAAAGTACTTTGCCTTGCTCGTTATCTTGGAATGTCCGAGATTCACAGCACCAATAACCTCGGAAAGAAAGCCTGTATCTACTTTCAAAACAATGTCCTTCCTAGTTGGAATAATAGTATTAAAGCTCTCAAATCTGCAGAAATCATTCATCAACAAGCCAAGAATCTTTCCCTGGTTGATGCCTGTGCTGAGTCCATCATTGCCAAGGTACTGCTCGATCCAAGTCTTCTTGGAGAGCCGATGAGGAATGTAACAACAACAGATGATGACAGTGAAAACGATGAAAATGCCTACAAGCCAAATGTCAGGAGGAGGCTTTTTATTCTTGACTGGAAATCAGAGGACTTGACACTTCTTTCCATTTCCCTATACGAGCCCATAATTCGTGCAATGGTTCATCGAGAAGTCCCTCTGGAATACGTGGCATCATCTCTGTTTCACTATCTCAAAAAATGGGTTTTTCCAGGCACTAAAGGAGAAGATGATGATCCATCAACTTACGACAGGAATTCTCAGAGAGAGATCATTGAGGCAGTAGAGAGACTGTTGCCTCAAGAAAGGGGGCTGATCCCCAGTTCTTTTCTCTCTCAGATGCTGCAATCCGCGATAATCTTGGATGCTCATACTGAATGCAAAAACGGATTGGAGATTAGAATAGGAAAGCAACTAGACCAGGCGACAGTCAAGGACCTCTTAATACCTGCCCAAGGATATGCAAAAGAAGAGCAGTATGACACTGAAAGTGTGAAAAGGATATTGAAGAATTTCTACAGCAATTACGCAAGCAGATATACATCTGGCCTAGTCGTGGTAGCAGAACTTGTCGATGACTTCTTGGCTGAGGTTTCTAGTGACATAAATTTGAAGTTGAACACATTCTTATCACTAGCAGAGTTATCACAAGCAGCAACAGGAGGAACTAATAGAAACTCTGATGGAATGTATAGAGCAATTGATATATACTTGGACAAGCACAAATATCTCACAGATTGGGAAAGGGAGGAGATTTGCAGGGTGTTGGATTGCAGCAAAATGTCTCCTGAAGCCTGTGTGCATGCTGCACAGAACGAAAAGCTACCAGTTCGAGTGATGGTGCAGATTCTGTTTTCTGTGCAACTGAAGTTGAAGGATACTGTGTCCAAGAGGATACAAGGGGGTCCTGATAACGGATTGTTGAAGCTGGAAGAAGACAAGGAAGATGCAAAAGGGATTAGCAGCAGTAAAGAGGAAATGATTGAAGCAGAGATGGAAAAGATGGGAAGCAAGGTGCTTGAGCTGGAGAAAGAATGTGATATGATGAGAAGGGAAATTCAGAGAGGTAGTTACCAGCACAAGATTCAAAAGGGGAAAACAAGCATGTGGAAAGAAATGAAGAGGAAGCTTGGTTGTATGACAAGCTTGCATGAGACAAATTGccatgtgaagaagaaaaaa AGTACTTTTGATGCTCTTAACGTCCTCAGTCCAACCGACTTCACTCAAAATAACAGAAGAG CTTCTGCTATTTCTCTCTTTCCATACATTCCACCATATTCAGTGTGGGATGAATTTCCACCATCTGTTCTGGCTCTTGCTCCCTCCTCTTCTAATCCAGCACCTCAGCAGATCTGCAGTATGCTTAGGCATGGTCCATATTGTGTCTGTGAAGGTAAGAAATAA